The window CCGCCACCGCCCAGAGCACCGGTCCGCGCTCGAGGCCGATCGGGCCGTCGGGGTTGGTGGAGTAGTTCTGGATGTAGCCTCCGGTGGTCATGTAGCCCACGGCGTTGTTGCCGGCGAACACCAGTGCGGCGATGATCACGAGCAGCGTGTGCTTGCGGAACAGCTGCACGATGGGCATCCGGGACTTGACCTTGCGTTCGGCGATCTCGGCGAACACGGGGCTCTCCTCGACGCGGCGACGCACCCAGTAGCCGATGGCGATCAGCACGATGCTGAGCAGGAACGGCACGCGCCAGCCCCACTCGAGGAAGGCGTCGCCCGGGGCGATCACGGCCATCAGCGCCATCACGCCCGAGGCGAGCAGCAGGCCGAGGGGCACGCCGAGCTGCGGCGAGGCGCCGAAGAGGCCGCGCTTGGCGCGGGGGGCGTGCTCGACGGCCATCAGCACCGCGCCGCCCCACTCGCCGCCGGCGGAGATGCCCTGGATGATGCGGAGCAGGATGAGCAGCACGGGGGCCGCGACGCCGATCTGGGCGAAGGTCGGCAGCAGGCCGATCAACGCCGTGGCGGCACCCATCAGGATGAGCGTCAGCACGAGCACCACCCGGCGGCCGTACTTGTCGCCGAAGTGGCCGGCCAGGAAGGCGCCGAGCGGACGGAACAGGAAGCTCACGCCGACGGTCGCGAACGACAGCAGGATGGCCGCCTGCTGGCCGGCGGGCTCGAAGAACAGCTGGCTGAACACCAGGCCGGCGGCCGAGGCGTAGATGAAGAAGTCGTACCACTCCACGGTGGTTCCGATGACGGTGGCGAAGACGACGCGACGGCGGTCGCCGACGCTCGCCAGGGACCCGGTGGGGGTGAGCCCGGTGGTACTCATGCGTGATCTCCTTCGACCCGGGACATCGTCGTCGTGCGGACTGGCGCCCCGATGCGCCACCCGTTCGGGTCATGCGCCGATGATATACGATTTCGAGTACGAGGAGAAGGGGGTTTGCGCTAGAGCGGCCCCAGCACGTCGGGCACCGCTTCGCGCAGGTCGAGATCCTCCAGCACGGCGAGCAGTCGCCGCTCCTCGTAGCGGAAGTGGTTCTCCATGATCGCCGCAACGCCTTCGAGATGACGACCCAGTTCCGCCGGAGGGGCGGCAGCGTCGACCGCCTCCCGGAGCCCGCCGAGCAGGTGGGCGATCATCCCGTGATCCCGCTCGAGCGAGCGCAGCACGGGCGCCAGGTGGGGGTGCTCCTTCTCGATCGCGGGGAAGAGCGCGCGATCCTCGCCCCGGTGGTGGGCGTCGAGCGCCGCGCAGAACCCGTGGCAGTAGACGAGCAGATCCCGGCCGGCCTGCTGCACCTCGCCCCCGTCGCGCACGGCCTCGCGGGTCACCCGCAGGGCGTCCCGGATGCGCGCATGAACGGCGCGGAGTTCGGCGCTCCAGGCGACGAGCCTGGTCGTGTCGTGCTCGGTCACGTCGTTCAGTGTACAGTGTCCACATGCCTGCGGTGGGCGCTCGGGCCCGGTGAGGAAGAGTTCAGGA of the Herbiconiux flava genome contains:
- a CDS encoding MFS transporter; translated protein: MSTTGLTPTGSLASVGDRRRVVFATVIGTTVEWYDFFIYASAAGLVFSQLFFEPAGQQAAILLSFATVGVSFLFRPLGAFLAGHFGDKYGRRVVLVLTLILMGAATALIGLLPTFAQIGVAAPVLLILLRIIQGISAGGEWGGAVLMAVEHAPRAKRGLFGASPQLGVPLGLLLASGVMALMAVIAPGDAFLEWGWRVPFLLSIVLIAIGYWVRRRVEESPVFAEIAERKVKSRMPIVQLFRKHTLLVIIAALVFAGNNAVGYMTTGGYIQNYSTNPDGPIGLERGPVLWAVAGSAVTWLLSTFFAGWISDRIGRRTTYIVGWVLQLAGVFALFPLVNTGTVGGLFAGVAILTIGLGLTYGPQAALYSELFPASIRFSGVSISYAIGAILGGAFAPTIATALVQATGTTWSVTWYLAGMTVVGLIATLLLRDRSGIPLGPDHEAEQEVSPLYGAKRA
- a CDS encoding hemerythrin domain-containing protein, translating into MTEHDTTRLVAWSAELRAVHARIRDALRVTREAVRDGGEVQQAGRDLLVYCHGFCAALDAHHRGEDRALFPAIEKEHPHLAPVLRSLERDHGMIAHLLGGLREAVDAAAPPAELGRHLEGVAAIMENHFRYEERRLLAVLEDLDLREAVPDVLGPL